The Apium graveolens cultivar Ventura chromosome 6, ASM990537v1, whole genome shotgun sequence genome contains a region encoding:
- the LOC141665906 gene encoding uncharacterized protein LOC141665906 encodes MTSSIPVLQLTSNKPSESATPVFPPSYPAQARTFNMNIKDAVQDSEAVAGTLFVNNVNAKVLFNSGATRSFISESFVGKLNYEIELLVEPLSIIVANQEQVYFKSICPRCKVEISGYSFHVSLIHFQLGEFEVILGMDWLVEHGAQIDYKKKKVILKSPQGKKVEFKGHKQVKTFLTMIQTKKLIRQGCEGYLAHVIDRSKETPNIESIPIVSEFPDVFPDKLPGLPPDRQIEFSIELAPGLTVKLNFLSN; translated from the coding sequence ATGACATCTTCTATTCCAGTTCTTCAACTAACTTCAAATAAACCTTCTGAATCTGCAACTCCAGTGTTTCCTCCTTCCTATCCTGCTCAGGCCCGGACATTCAACATGAATATCAAGGATGCTGTTCAGGATTCTGAAGCTGTGGCAGGTACGCTTTTTGTCAACAATGTCAATGCTAAAGTGCTATTTAATTccggagctactagatctttcatATCTGAATCTTTTGTTGGCAAGTTAAATTATGAAATTGAACTATTAGTTGAACCTCTATCTATCATTGTGGCTAATCAAGAACAAgtatattttaaaagtatttgcCCCCGGTGTAAAGTAGAGATTTCAGGTTATAGTTTCCATGTTTCCCTTATACATTTCCAactaggagaatttgaggttatattaggaatggattggctagtAGAGCATGGTGCTCAAATAGATTataagaagaagaaagtgattcttAAGTCCCCTCAAGGAAAGAAAGTAGAGTTTAAAGGACATAAACAAGTTAAAACATTTTTGACGATGATTCAAACGAAAAAGTTGataagacaaggatgtgaaggGTATTTGGCTCATGTAATTGATAGATCTAAGGAGACGCCGAATATAGAAAGTATCCCGATAGTTAGCGAATTTCCCGATGTATTTCCAGACAAACTTCCTGGATTGCCGCCTGACCGTCAAATTGAATTTTCTATCGAATTAGCGCCCGGCCTGACCGTCAAATTGAATTTTCTATCGAATTAG